In a genomic window of Gemella haemolysans ATCC 10379:
- a CDS encoding ketopantoate reductase family protein, translating to MKILFAGAGALGSRFGYMLFKNNEDVTFVDTWGEHVEKIRNKGLKVIIDEVDLGNFYIPIYKPEQISGKYDVIFVATKSMQLRPMLESVKHLFHEDTKIICILNGLGHVETLKDYVKEENILIGVTVWTSGLGGPGILEAHGTGKIELKQVKEINLDRTLSLVERFNDAGLNIRYSENAFQSIWHKAGLNCVLNTYCTLIDCNINQYGSFEKNLELTRAVLNEVTAVGRAEGIDVKQEIIENNIKNCFPLETAGAHYPSLYQDMKNGRLTEIDYLNGEVSRLGKIHNIPTPVCDVITLMIHSKEFINNNK from the coding sequence ATGAAAATTTTATTTGCAGGAGCTGGGGCATTAGGATCGAGATTTGGATACATGTTATTTAAAAATAATGAAGATGTAACTTTTGTTGATACTTGGGGAGAGCACGTTGAGAAAATAAGAAATAAAGGACTAAAGGTAATTATTGATGAGGTTGATTTAGGAAACTTCTATATTCCAATATATAAACCAGAGCAGATTTCAGGGAAGTATGATGTTATATTTGTAGCTACTAAATCAATGCAATTAAGACCAATGTTAGAAAGTGTGAAGCATCTTTTTCATGAAGATACTAAAATTATTTGTATATTAAATGGTCTTGGACATGTGGAAACACTGAAAGATTATGTCAAAGAAGAAAATATTTTAATAGGTGTTACAGTATGGACTAGTGGTCTTGGAGGACCAGGAATATTGGAAGCCCATGGAACAGGAAAAATAGAATTAAAACAGGTTAAAGAGATTAACCTAGATAGAACATTATCTTTAGTAGAAAGATTCAACGATGCTGGATTAAATATTAGATACTCAGAAAACGCATTTCAGTCTATTTGGCATAAAGCAGGATTAAACTGTGTATTAAATACTTATTGTACATTGATTGATTGTAATATAAATCAATATGGAAGTTTTGAAAAGAATCTTGAATTAACTAGAGCAGTTCTTAATGAAGTAACAGCAGTTGGTAGAGCAGAAGGGATAGATGTAAAACAAGAAATTATAGAAAATAATATAAAAAACTGTTTTCCTCTTGAAACTGCTGGAGCCCATTATCCATCATTATATCAAGATATGAAAAATGGACGTTTAACAGAAATTGATTATTTAAATGGAGAAGTATCAAGATTAGGGAAAATACATAATATTCCAACTCCTGTTTGTGATGTCATTACATTAATGATTCACTCTAAGGAGTTCATCAATAATAATAAATAA